Within Longimicrobium sp., the genomic segment GTTAATCCTCTGCGCAAGCATGATCCCGGGGTCTTTCTTTTGCCCCTCCCCAAAGTTGATGGAGTTTACGGGGCGAAGGCGAACATAATCGCCACTTCTTTGACTCGCAAGAGATTTAAAGGAGCGGTGAGATAAACGAAGAGGCGCCCCGGTCAGGGGCGCCTCTTCGTGCATCTGGATTGCGGCCCGCTGTCAGGTCGCGGCGACCCTCACCTTGGGCGCGGCCACCTCGGGCTCGGGGGTGAAGTCCTCGCCGGGGTTGATGAAGCGGTCGCTCTCCAGCGCGTACTGGCGGTCGTGCAGCTCGCGGTAGCGGCCGCGCAGCGCCATCAACTCGGCGTGCGTGCCGCGCTCCACGATCTCGCCCTTCTCCAGCACCAGGATCTGGTCCGCGCTGCGGATCGTCGAAAGACGGTGGGCGATGACGAAGCTGGTGCGCCCCTCGCGCAGGCGCCGGAGGCCCTGCTGGATCTTGTACTCGCTCTCGCTGTCCAGGCTCGACGTAGCCTCGTCGAGGATCAGGATGCGCGGGTCCGCCAGCAGCGCGCGGGCGATGGCGATGCGCTGCCGCTGCCCGCCCGAGAGCTTGATCCCCCGCTCGCCCACGATGGTGTCGTACCCCTCGCTGAAGGCGCGGATGAACTCGTCGGCGTTGGCCAGCTCCGCCACTTCTTCGATCTCGGCGCGGGTGGCGTCGGGGCGCGCGAAGCGGATGTTGTCGGCCACGGTGCCGTCGAACAGGAAGTTCTCCTGCAGCACCACCCCCAGCTGCGCGCGGTAGTCGGCCAGCTTCACCTCGTCCAGGTCGCGCCCGTCCACCAGCACGCGCCCCCGGGTCGGCCGGTTGAAGGCCATCACCAGGCTCACCAGCGTGCTCTTCCCCGAGCCGCTGCTGCCGACGAGCGCGGTCGTGGTCCCCGCGGGCGCGTCCACCGTCACGTCGCGCAGCACGGGCTGCCCCTCGTTGTACTCGTACCACACGCGCTCCAGCCGCACGTCGCCGCGGATCAGGTCCAGGTGGTCGCGCGTGGCGTCCTCCTGGTCCTCCGTCCGCATCCCCAGGATCTCGCGGATGCGGTCCAGCCCGGCGAACGCCTCGGTGATCTGCGTGCCGATGCTGGCGATCTGCATCACCGGCGCGGCCAGCACGGCGGTGAAGGCCAGATAGCTGAACAGGTCGCCCACGGTCATCTGCTTCGCGATGATCGCCCGGCCGCCGACCAGGATCACCACGACCGCCACGAGGCCGATCACCACCGTGGCCGCCGAGGTGACGGCGGAGATGCCGGTGATGGAGCGCGCCACGTTGCGGAACAGGCGGTGCGCGCCGCGGGTGAACACGCGCTCCTCGCGCTTCTCCGTCCCGTACGCCTTCACCACGCGGATGCCGCCCAGCGTCTCGTTCAGCCGCCCCGTGACCTCGGCCGTGATCTGCCCGCGCTCGCGGAAGAGGGGGCGCAGCTTCGTGAAGGTGATCCCCATCACCGCGCCAAAGGCGATGAGGATGCCGACGATCCAGAGGGTGAGCTGCCAGTTGAGGTACAGGAGCGCGGCGACCGCGAACACCGCGGTGATGGCGCCGCCCACCAGCTGCACCAGCCCCGTGCCCACCAGGTTCCGGATCCCCTCCGCGTCGGTCATGATGCGGGAGATGAGGATGCCGGTCTGCGTGCCGTCGTAGTAGCGCACCGGCAGCCGGGTGACGTGCTGCATCACCCGCCGCCGCATGTCGGTGATGGCGCGCTGCGCGGTGATGCTGATGATCTGCGACAGCGCGAACGAGCCCACCGCCTGGATCAGCGTGGCGCCGGCCACCACCAGCGCCAGCGGCATCAGCAGCCCGGTGTCGCCGCCGTTGATCACGCGGTCGATGACGAACTTGGGCGCGGCGGGAAGCACCAGCCCCGCCAGCCGGCTCAGGATGGTCAGCACCATCCCCAGCGCCAGGTAGCGCCGGTGGTGCCAGATCAGCGCACGGGCCTCGCGCCACGCCTCGGGCGAGCCCATCGCCTTCTTCTTCTTTTTGCCGCCGCCGTTCGGGTCGGGGGTCGCCAAGCGAATCAATCCTCTCCAGGCCGGTCCGCGGTGGAACCGGCGTCGATTTTCGTTCCGGGTGCGTGGGTGGGTACGCGCCGGTGGGGAGCGGGCCGATCCCTCATCGAAGCGGGTCGGCGAAGCCGGTGGATACACCGCCGGGCGAAGTACGCTCCGGCGCGATGCCAATCTATCGCCCGGCGCGGCCCCGCGCCCGCCCCTGCGTCACGCCAGGGCGAGCGCGCGCGTCCCGGCCAGCGCGTCGCGCAGGGGGACGCGCTCGGGCGCGGGGCCGGGGCGGATGATGATCCCCGCCGGCTCGCCGTCCTCGTCCTCCGCCAGCGCGGCGAGGGCGGGAAGCTCGGGGTCGATGGGCACTCCGCGGGGAAGCGTCAGCAGCGCGAACATTTGTCCATCTTCCGTGTGGGAACGCCGCCCCGGCGCGGTGCCGGGGCGGCCCGTCCGCCGCGCTCAGCTCGCGGCGACCTCGTCCAGCGTGGGATAGTCGGTGTAGCCGCGCGCGTCGCCGCCGTAGAAGGTGGCGCGGTCCGGCTCGTTCAGCGGCGCCCCCTCGCGCAGGCGGCGCGGCAGGTCCGGGTTGGCCAGGAACGCCGCCCCGAACGACACCAGGTCCGCCTCGCCGCGCGCGATGGCCTCGCCGGCCGCCTCGCCCGTGTAGCCGCCGTTGGCGATCAGCGGGCCGCGGAAGATGGCCCGGAGCGCCGGCGTCACCCGCGGCCCCGGCGCCGCCATGGGCCCGGAGAGCGCCTCGATCACGTGCAGGTACGCCAGCCCGAACGGGTTCAGCGCGTACGCCGCGTAAGAGAACGTGGCCTCGGGGTCCGAGTCGGACATCCCGTTGGCCGCCACGCGGGGCGACAGGCGCACGCCCACGCGGTCGCCGCCCCACACGTCCACCACCGCCTGCGTGACCTCGGTCAGAAAGCGCACGCGGTTGTTCAGGCTGCCGCCGTAGCGGTCGGTGCGCTGGTTGCTGCCGTCGCGCAGGAACTGGTCGATCAGGTAGCCGTTGGCGCCGTGCAGCTCCACCCCGTCGAACCCCGCCTCGTACGCCCTCCGCGCGCCGTGGGCGAACTGCTCCACCACGCCGGCGATCTCCTCCGTCTCCAGCGCGCGGGGGGTGACGTAGGTCTGCATCCCCTCGTACGTGAACACCTGCCCCTCGAAGCCGATGGCCGAGGGGGCCACGGGGAGCTCGCCGCCGTGGAAGGACGGATGCGACACCCGCCCCGTGTGCCAGAGCTGCGCGAAGATGCGGCCGCCCCCGGCGTGCACCGCGTTGGTCACCCCGCGCCACGCGGCCACCTGCTCGTCGCCGTAGATGCCGGGCGTGTTTGTGTACCCCACCCCCTGCGGCGACACCTGCGTTCCCTCGCTCACGATCAGCCCCGCGGACGCGCGCTGGCGGTAGTACTCCACCGCCAGCTCCGTCACCACGTTCCCGTCGGCGGCGCGGCTGCGCGTCATGGGCGCCATCACCAGCCGGTTGCGCAGCTCGTACGGGCCGAGCTGGAAGGGCGTGAACAGATTCCGATCCGTGTTTCTGCCGTTCATCTGCGTTCCTGGTTCCTTTCCCCGTCGTCGCCACGTTCGTGACACAAACGCAACCGTAATCGTTACAGTTGCAGATACGGACACACCGGTCCCCACGTCTCCCCTGCCCGATTCCTCACCCGCGCGTCGCCGTCAGGGCCGCGGCGCCGGGTTCCCGCCGGTGCGCTCCGTGGCCAGGCGCGGCACCCCGCGCGAGGTCCGCAGCCGCGCGATCACCGTCTCGCGCGCGTCGCGGTCCAGCTCCACCCGCACCTCGCGGGGGTGGAACCCCGGCGCCGCCGCGCGCAGCGTGTACCGCCCGGGCGGCACCGCCGCGAAGTCGAATCCCCCCGTCTCCCCCGTCGTCGCCTTGCGGGGCGCGGCGCCGCTGTCCGCGGACACCAGCGCCACCTCCGCGCGGGCCACGGGGTTCCCCACCGCGTCCGTCACCCGCCCCAGCACCCGCCCGGCCTGCGCCGCCGCCGGCACGGCCAGGGAAAGGAGGGCGCCCGCCACCACCGCCACCCGGACCCAGTCGATCCCCACGCCGATCTTCCGCATCGTGCCCTCCTCTCCCTGGTCCCGCGCTCCCGCCGCACCGTCAACCGCAACTGCTTTGGTTACAGATAGATGGACAGCAAACCGCGTCCGCGGTGGCCGCTCAGGCCTGCTGGCGGACGGCCTCCGCGTGCGCCCCGGCGAAGCTCTCGCCGCAGCAGCCGTCCATGCCCGCGCGCCGCATCACCTCGCGCCCCACGTCGGCGATGGTGACCTCGCCCAGCACCCCTTCCATCGCCTGGTGCGCGCGGCAGAAGATGGGGCGCAGCACGTCGCGGATGTTGCCGCCCACGTTGCAGGCGCGCGACGGCTCCGACGGGTGCAGCGAGAACAGCTCGTCGCCGTCCTCCACCGCCCGGTACACGTCCAGCAGGGAAATGTCGCCCGGCTCGCGGGCCAGCGACGCGCCGCCGCCCACGCCGGGCTGCACGCTCACCATCCCGGCGTTGCGCAGCGCGCCGATGATGCGGCGCACCACCACGGGGTTGGTGTTCACGCTCGCCGCGATGCGCTCCGAGGTCACCGCCTCGGACCGCTTCCAGGCCATGTAGGCCAGCACGTGCACCGCGACCGCCACCCTGCTGCTGATCATCTCCCTGCTTCCACTCCGTGGGACCGAATCTGTAACCAGATTAGTTTCGATTAGGCCGGATGTCAAGCCATGCCTCCCATCCGCCGCTCGCCCGGACGCATCCATCTTCGACGCTCAATGGCACATTCGACCACGCCGCCCGGATCGTCGGAAGAGAATCAACCGCTTCCAGAACGAGAATGAAAGCGGAGATACGGAAGGCGGGGGATGATGACGACACATCCGGTTAGACAATCTGCATTGTTAAATGTGACGTATTCAGATAATGTGATGTCACCGATGGCCCGCGTCGCTCGCGATCAAACCCGAAAGGAAATCCCATGAACAGGAAGCTGAAGCTGAACGCAGAGGATCTCACGATCGAGTCGTTCGTCGCGGCCGAGCCGGCCGAGGTGCTGGGAACGGTGAAGGCGCAGGACATGTACGCCTCGAGCCTGCTGACCTGCATCGACACCAACTGCGGCAAGACGTACTGCACCACGAAGTCGCCCTGCGCCTGTTGAGCCGCCGCTGAACCCGGCGCCCGCACGCACGCCCCCGCCGGCGCGGGCCTCCGGTGCGGACGGGCGCCGTCTTCCCTCCCCGGCTTCGCACATCTCCTCATACCGGATCTGGCAATCACCTCTGCATTACAAACGCACAGAGAGACGTCATCCTGAGGCCGGCCACACTGTCGTTGCCCTCGCACGGACGGTTGCAGGCCGAAGGATCTACAGGTGAGGTCGCACGTGCGCTTCCGAATTGCACGATCGATCTCGAATCCGGTTTCACATCACATTACGATCATCGTCGGCGCGGCGCGGCTTGGTGGCGCCGCGGCGGGCGCGTACATTGGCGGCGGATCCCCGGACGAATCGCCATCTCCCGCACGCGCCGCATCTCCATGCCCCTGCGCCCCTTCACCATCGACCCCGACATCGCCCGCGCGGAGACGCTGCCGGCGGAGGTGTACCACGACCCCGCGTGGTACGCGCTGCAGCGGGAGCGGGTGTTCGCGCGCAGCTGGCAGATGGTGCGCGGCGCCGAGCGGGTGAAGGCGCCCGGACACCTTCTGCCGTTCACCCTGCTGGAGGGGTGCCTGGACGAGCCGCTGGTGCTGGCCTGCGGCGACGACGGCGAGGCGCGCTGCCTGAGCAACGTCTGCACGCACCGGGGGACAGTCGTCTGCGAGGGCGAGACGCACGCGCACGGGCTGCGCTGCCGCTACCACGGCCGCCGCTTCGCGCTGGACGGGAAGATGACGTTCATGCCCGAGTTCGAGGGCGTGCAAAACTTCCCCTCGCCCGCCGACGACCTGCCGCGGCTGCCGCTGGAGCGCTGGGGCCCGCTGCACTTTACCGCGCTGGACCCCGCGTGCGGGTTCGACGAGTGGATCGGGCCGGTGCGCGAGCGCGTGGGCTTTCTCCCGCTGGACGAGTTCGTCTATGACGCCGCCACCAGCCGCGACTACCTGATCTCGGCCAACTGGGCGCTGTACGTGGACAACTACCTGGAGGAGTTCCACATCCCGTACGTGCACGCCTCTCTCAGCGACGCGCTGGACTACTCCACGTACCGAACGGAGACGTTCGACTGGTGCAGCCTGCAGCTGGGCACCACGAAGCACGCCGCCGAGGCGTTCGCGCTCCCGCCCGGGCACCCGGACGAGGGGACGCGGGTGGCGGCGTACTACTGGTGGCTCTTTCCCAACCTGATGCTGAACTTCTATCCGTGGGGGCTGTCGGTGAACCTGGTGCAGCCGCTGGGCCCCGAGCGCACCCGCGTGTCGTTCCTCAGCTACGTCTGGGACGCCACCAAGCGCGAGCAGGGCGCCGGCGCCGGCCTCCACCGCGTGGAGATGGAGGATGAGGAGGTGGTGGAGGCGGTGCAGAAAGGCGTCAAATCGCGCCTCTACCACCGCGGCCGCTACTCACCGCGGCGGGAGGTGGGAACGCACCACTTCCATACGCTGCTGGAGCACACGGCGCACTGACGAAACAGACAGGGACGCGGGCCGGCGGCACATGCCGCCGGCCCGACATCGTTCCTGCTGCCGTGGTCCGCTCGCGATCAGCCGTTCTGCTGCTCGCCGTTGCCGTTCTGGCCCTGCTGGCCGCCGCTCACCTGCTGGGCGGTAGCGTTGCCGCCCACGTCGATCTTGCGGCGGCGGGCCTTCTCGCTCTTGGGGATGCGCACGGTCAGCACGCCGTCCTCGAAGGCGGCCTGGATGCCGTCGGCGTCCACGTCGCGCGGGAGAACGAACGAGCGCGCGAAGGTGCCGTAGCGGCGCTCGGCCAGGTGGTAGCGCCCGTCCTGCCCCTCGGTGCGCTCCTCGCGCTTCTCGCCGCGGATGGTCAGGACGTTGTTCTCCACGTCCACCTCGATGTTGTCGCGCTTCAGGCCGGGCATCTCCACGTGCACGCGGATCTCGCGCTCGGTCTCGACCACGTCGGTCTCGGGGGCACGCATCAGGTTGCCGCCGGCGCGCGCGCCGGTGTTGCCGAACACCTGGTCCAGCAGCCCGAACGGATCGGCCGGGGCCCAGCGGTTGGTGGTGGGGGTGATGGCCATGGTTCTCATCTCCTGTGTTGACGGTTCATCGGCCCGCAATGGCCGTTGACACGGGAACTCTCCCGATGGGGCGGGCGTCGTCTGCCCGCCGGCTGGCCCCGTGAAAAGGCAAGCGGCAGACCAGTTTCCGTCAGTCAAAACGACAAACCGGCCGCGCATTCCGGCAGTCGATTCTGCATCGGCGGCAGAGCACGGCGGTGGACGTCGGGAATTTCTGGCGACGTCGATCATCGGCCGCAGCCCGCATCTCCAAAACGACGAAAAGCCTCGCAAACGGCGCCAGGCTCTCGGCGCGGCCGGGGCCCGTCGGGATCCCGGCGCTGCTTCGTGGATTCGGGGCCCGCCCGGTCTAGGGAGCCTCGGGCTCGGAGGGTTCGTAGGAGAGATCGGCCCAGGCGATGTTCACGGTCGTGGGCCCCAGCTCGCCGGGCTTCGTCTTGATGATGTTCACGTTCGCGATGCCGGTGCCGAACGGCTGGAGCTGCTGCTCGATCTGCACCCCCGTGGTGCCCTGCATGGTGTGCAGCAGGGCGTGCTTCATCACCCGCCCGCCGGGCGAGACCACCAGCAGGACCACGTCGGTGGCCGGCATCCCGCCGGCCAGGATCTGCGGATAGTACCGCTCCAGCGCGGCGCGCGGGGTAAGCGGCGAAGCGGGCGCGGCCCCGGCCGCCGCGGCCGCCGGAGCCGGGGCGCCGGGCGGGCTGGCGGCGGGCACGCGAGCCGCGCATCCGGCCAGCGCCAGCACGGCGAACGGGAGGAAACGGTAGCGATGGCGCGCGGTCATGGAACGGGCCCTCCATCCGGAGATCGGGGGTTTCGGCCGGGGCGGGATCATTCCTCGCCTCCGCCGCGCAGACGGTCCTCCAGCAGCTTCTGCATCCGCCGCAGCTCGTCGTCGCTCAGCCCGCGGTCGGATACCAGCTGGGTGAGGAGCAGCTCCGGCGAGTCCTTGAACAGCTTGCGGGTGATGCGGCGCAGCACGCTGGTCCCCGCGTCCTGCCGGCGGACCAGCGGGTGGTAGCGGTACGCCTTCCCGGCCTCGACGTGGCCCACGTACCCCTTCTCCTCCAGCGTGCGGAGAACGGTGAGCACGGTGGTGTACGCCAGGTCGTCGGGCAGCCGGTCGCGCACCTCGGCCACGGACCCGCCGCCCAGGTCCCAGAGCACGCCCATCACGTCCAGCTCGCGGTCGGTGAATGCGATCTCCACGTCCGGCTCCCGGTTCGTTCAGCGGCTGGCGGCGTCGCGCGTCTCGGGCGAGAAGCGCAGGTACATGCGCACGGGTGTGGCGCCGTGCGTGGGCTGCATGACCAGCGAGGCCACGACCTGCCGCGCCACGGGCTCCAGCTCGGCCGGGCTCGCGGCGACCTGGACGTCGCGCGCCTTGCCGTCGGCACCCACGGTGTAGGTGACGGTGGCGCTCCCGGTGAGCCCCGCGGCGGCCATCGCCGGCGTGTAGAAGCGCCGCATCGCCGCTCCGACGTCGTCCATGTCCGGAGCACCGCCGGCCTCGGTCCTTGTCGGCACCCCGGCCGCGGCCGTCCCCCCGTCAACCTCCGAGACGCGCATCTTGAACCGGGCCGTCGCGGTCTCGCGGGCGATGCCGTCGGCCCCGGTCTCGCTGCGGCGCATCGGCATCGCCTCACCCTCGCCCTTCAACTGCACCCACACGATCCCGACGCGGGTCGG encodes:
- a CDS encoding alkene reductase; its protein translation is MNGRNTDRNLFTPFQLGPYELRNRLVMAPMTRSRAADGNVVTELAVEYYRQRASAGLIVSEGTQVSPQGVGYTNTPGIYGDEQVAAWRGVTNAVHAGGGRIFAQLWHTGRVSHPSFHGGELPVAPSAIGFEGQVFTYEGMQTYVTPRALETEEIAGVVEQFAHGARRAYEAGFDGVELHGANGYLIDQFLRDGSNQRTDRYGGSLNNRVRFLTEVTQAVVDVWGGDRVGVRLSPRVAANGMSDSDPEATFSYAAYALNPFGLAYLHVIEALSGPMAAPGPRVTPALRAIFRGPLIANGGYTGEAAGEAIARGEADLVSFGAAFLANPDLPRRLREGAPLNEPDRATFYGGDARGYTDYPTLDEVAAS
- a CDS encoding Rrf2 family transcriptional regulator, which encodes MISSRVAVAVHVLAYMAWKRSEAVTSERIAASVNTNPVVVRRIIGALRNAGMVSVQPGVGGGASLAREPGDISLLDVYRAVEDGDELFSLHPSEPSRACNVGGNIRDVLRPIFCRAHQAMEGVLGEVTIADVGREVMRRAGMDGCCGESFAGAHAEAVRQQA
- a CDS encoding aromatic ring-hydroxylating oxygenase subunit alpha, with translation MPLRPFTIDPDIARAETLPAEVYHDPAWYALQRERVFARSWQMVRGAERVKAPGHLLPFTLLEGCLDEPLVLACGDDGEARCLSNVCTHRGTVVCEGETHAHGLRCRYHGRRFALDGKMTFMPEFEGVQNFPSPADDLPRLPLERWGPLHFTALDPACGFDEWIGPVRERVGFLPLDEFVYDAATSRDYLISANWALYVDNYLEEFHIPYVHASLSDALDYSTYRTETFDWCSLQLGTTKHAAEAFALPPGHPDEGTRVAAYYWWLFPNLMLNFYPWGLSVNLVQPLGPERTRVSFLSYVWDATKREQGAGAGLHRVEMEDEEVVEAVQKGVKSRLYHRGRYSPRREVGTHHFHTLLEHTAH
- a CDS encoding ABC transporter ATP-binding protein, with amino-acid sequence MATPDPNGGGKKKKKAMGSPEAWREARALIWHHRRYLALGMVLTILSRLAGLVLPAAPKFVIDRVINGGDTGLLMPLALVVAGATLIQAVGSFALSQIISITAQRAITDMRRRVMQHVTRLPVRYYDGTQTGILISRIMTDAEGIRNLVGTGLVQLVGGAITAVFAVAALLYLNWQLTLWIVGILIAFGAVMGITFTKLRPLFRERGQITAEVTGRLNETLGGIRVVKAYGTEKREERVFTRGAHRLFRNVARSITGISAVTSAATVVIGLVAVVVILVGGRAIIAKQMTVGDLFSYLAFTAVLAAPVMQIASIGTQITEAFAGLDRIREILGMRTEDQEDATRDHLDLIRGDVRLERVWYEYNEGQPVLRDVTVDAPAGTTTALVGSSGSGKSTLVSLVMAFNRPTRGRVLVDGRDLDEVKLADYRAQLGVVLQENFLFDGTVADNIRFARPDATRAEIEEVAELANADEFIRAFSEGYDTIVGERGIKLSGGQRQRIAIARALLADPRILILDEATSSLDSESEYKIQQGLRRLREGRTSFVIAHRLSTIRSADQILVLEKGEIVERGTHAELMALRGRYRELHDRQYALESDRFINPGEDFTPEPEVAAPKVRVAAT
- a CDS encoding BlaI/MecI/CopY family transcriptional regulator; translation: MEIAFTDRELDVMGVLWDLGGGSVAEVRDRLPDDLAYTTVLTVLRTLEEKGYVGHVEAGKAYRYHPLVRRQDAGTSVLRRITRKLFKDSPELLLTQLVSDRGLSDDELRRMQKLLEDRLRGGGEE
- a CDS encoding carboxypeptidase-like regulatory domain-containing protein, yielding MRKIGVGIDWVRVAVVAGALLSLAVPAAAQAGRVLGRVTDAVGNPVARAEVALVSADSGAAPRKATTGETGGFDFAAVPPGRYTLRAAAPGFHPREVRVELDRDARETVIARLRTSRGVPRLATERTGGNPAPRP
- a CDS encoding Hsp20/alpha crystallin family protein; translation: MAITPTTNRWAPADPFGLLDQVFGNTGARAGGNLMRAPETDVVETEREIRVHVEMPGLKRDNIEVDVENNVLTIRGEKREERTEGQDGRYHLAERRYGTFARSFVLPRDVDADGIQAAFEDGVLTVRIPKSEKARRRKIDVGGNATAQQVSGGQQGQNGNGEQQNG